One Nicotiana sylvestris chromosome 12, ASM39365v2, whole genome shotgun sequence genomic window carries:
- the LOC104239571 gene encoding haloacid dehalogenase-like hydrolase domain-containing protein Sgpp isoform X1: protein MAASAGENSKESSASSLARLAPLQAVLFDIDGTLCDSDPFHYLAFCEMLLEIGYNGGVPVDEEWFVKTISGKHNDDLVSVFFPNDHERGVKFLDDKEALFRRLAKEQLKPLNGLYKLRKWIEDRGLKRAAVTNAPRENAELCINQLGLADFFDALILGSDCKHAKPYPDPYLKALEVLNVSKDHTFVFEDSVSGIKAGVAAEMSVVGLANRNPSELLMEANPTFLIKDYEDPKLWAALEEIDKMSRTEKKTIA, encoded by the exons ATGGCCGCTTCTGCTGGAGAAAACTCCAAGGAAAG CAGTGCTTCCTCTCTAGCAAGGCTTGCTCCCCTTCAAGCAGTACTATTTGACATTGATGGAACTTTATGTGATTCTGATCCATTTCATTATCTTGCATTCTGTGAAATGCTTCTGGAG ATAGGCTACAATGGGGGTGTGCCAGTTGATGAGGAGTGGTTTGTCAAGACTATTTCTGGGAAACACAATGACGATCTTGTCTCTGTCTTTTTCCCTAATGATCATGAAAGGGGTGTAAAATTCTTAGATGACAAGGAAGCTTTGTTTAGAAG GTTGGCAAAAGAACAATTGAAACCTCTAAATGGTCTCTACAAGTTGAGAAAGTGGATTGAAGATCGTGGTCTGAAACGAGCTGCAGTTACCAATGCACCTAGAGAAAATGCTGAACTGTGTATAAATCAGCTTGGCCTTGCTGATTTCTTTGATGCACTGATTCTTGGAAGTGACTGCAAACATGCAAAACCATATCCTGATCCCTATTTGAAGGCCCTTGAAGTGTTGAATGTATCAAAAGATCACACATTTGTATTTGAG GATTCTGTCTCAGGAATAAAGGCTGGGGTGGCAGCTGAAATGTCTGTTGTTGGCTTGGCAAATCGAAATCCATCTGAGTTACTTATGGAAGCAAATCCTACTTTTCTTATTAAAGATTATGAAGATCCAAAATTATGGGCAGCTCTTGAAGAGATTGATAAGATGTCCCGTACTGAAAAGAAGACCATAGCATGA
- the LOC104239571 gene encoding haloacid dehalogenase-like hydrolase domain-containing protein Sgpp isoform X2: protein MAASAGENSKESASSLARLAPLQAVLFDIDGTLCDSDPFHYLAFCEMLLEIGYNGGVPVDEEWFVKTISGKHNDDLVSVFFPNDHERGVKFLDDKEALFRRLAKEQLKPLNGLYKLRKWIEDRGLKRAAVTNAPRENAELCINQLGLADFFDALILGSDCKHAKPYPDPYLKALEVLNVSKDHTFVFEDSVSGIKAGVAAEMSVVGLANRNPSELLMEANPTFLIKDYEDPKLWAALEEIDKMSRTEKKTIA from the exons ATGGCCGCTTCTGCTGGAGAAAACTCCAAGGAAAG TGCTTCCTCTCTAGCAAGGCTTGCTCCCCTTCAAGCAGTACTATTTGACATTGATGGAACTTTATGTGATTCTGATCCATTTCATTATCTTGCATTCTGTGAAATGCTTCTGGAG ATAGGCTACAATGGGGGTGTGCCAGTTGATGAGGAGTGGTTTGTCAAGACTATTTCTGGGAAACACAATGACGATCTTGTCTCTGTCTTTTTCCCTAATGATCATGAAAGGGGTGTAAAATTCTTAGATGACAAGGAAGCTTTGTTTAGAAG GTTGGCAAAAGAACAATTGAAACCTCTAAATGGTCTCTACAAGTTGAGAAAGTGGATTGAAGATCGTGGTCTGAAACGAGCTGCAGTTACCAATGCACCTAGAGAAAATGCTGAACTGTGTATAAATCAGCTTGGCCTTGCTGATTTCTTTGATGCACTGATTCTTGGAAGTGACTGCAAACATGCAAAACCATATCCTGATCCCTATTTGAAGGCCCTTGAAGTGTTGAATGTATCAAAAGATCACACATTTGTATTTGAG GATTCTGTCTCAGGAATAAAGGCTGGGGTGGCAGCTGAAATGTCTGTTGTTGGCTTGGCAAATCGAAATCCATCTGAGTTACTTATGGAAGCAAATCCTACTTTTCTTATTAAAGATTATGAAGATCCAAAATTATGGGCAGCTCTTGAAGAGATTGATAAGATGTCCCGTACTGAAAAGAAGACCATAGCATGA
- the LOC104239570 gene encoding uncharacterized protein: MSTAGSRHLLRLRLSCRKITAQVTTTTTDTIVAMASSSEQEFAAQCKARLNRVPRFRNLWDAKISSRVGEKLGDRLNEVKVYNVEIDVEEEVNRPVHYRKMVAPLFESVKGKGIAVVGADKLGFF, from the coding sequence ATGTCCACCGCCGGAAGCCGCCACCTCCTCCGCTTACGCCTCTCCTGCCGTAAAATCACGGCACAAGTGACAACAACCACCACCGACACAATCGTGGCAATGGCTTCATCATCGGAGCAAGAGTTTGCGGCGCAGTGTAAAGCCAGGCTGAACCGAGTGCCTAGGTTTCGCAATTTGTGGGACGCGAAGATCTCTTCTAGAGTCGGAGAGAAGCTCGGTGATCGGCTTAATGAAGTTAAAGTCTATAACGTGGAGATTGATGTTGAAGAAGAGGTGAATCGGCCTGTTCATTATCGCAAAATGGTGGCGCCGCTTTTTGAGTCCGTTAAGGGCAAGGGTATTGCTGTAGTTGGAGCTGACAAATTGGGCTTCTTCTAG